The following coding sequences lie in one Sedimentibacter sp. MB35-C1 genomic window:
- a CDS encoding cold-shock protein, giving the protein MVKGTVKWFNSEKGFGFITKEDGNDVFVHFSAIQGDGFKTLEEGQKVSFDVTQGARGDQAANVVRL; this is encoded by the coding sequence ATGGTTAAGGGTACAGTTAAATGGTTTAACTCAGAAAAAGGATTTGGATTTATTACAAAGGAAGATGGAAATGATGTATTCGTACATTTTTCAGCTATTCAAGGAGATGGATTCAAAACTTTAGAGGAAGGTCAAAAAGTTTCTTTTGACGTTACTCAAGGTGCTAGAGGAGACCAGGCAGCTAACGTAGTTAGATTATAA
- the murG gene encoding undecaprenyldiphospho-muramoylpentapeptide beta-N-acetylglucosaminyltransferase — protein sequence MRVLITGGGTGGHINPALAIAQKIKNENPSNEILYVGTKNSLESELVPKAGFEFGYVSAKYLRRKISLENIKTLFASAKGVVDSLKIINQFKPDIVVGTGGYVCGPVVLAASLKKIPTMIHEQNVFPGITNKILSKIVDVVAISFDEAEKYFPEDAVKKLVLVGNPVRKDILTADRKKSRIKLNLSTDTILIYSFGGSGGQPSLNKAIIDVIKKYNKKRGIRIIHVTGKNHYSDFMDQINEDNIDIGDNIEILDYMYDAATALSASDIVIGSAGAITIAEITVTGVPAVLIPKMYTAENHQEYNARALEKVGAAKVILEKNLNGSELIKAIEEIIENKSVLRTMSLNSKKMGNTDVENKIYESMLKLINLKSKK from the coding sequence ATGAGAGTTCTTATTACGGGCGGCGGAACAGGAGGTCATATAAATCCTGCACTTGCAATAGCTCAAAAGATAAAAAACGAGAATCCATCCAATGAAATATTGTATGTTGGAACAAAAAATAGCCTTGAAAGCGAATTGGTTCCAAAAGCAGGATTTGAGTTTGGATATGTATCCGCAAAATATTTAAGAAGAAAGATTAGCTTAGAAAATATTAAAACATTGTTTGCTTCTGCTAAAGGGGTAGTAGATTCATTAAAAATAATAAATCAGTTTAAGCCTGATATTGTAGTAGGTACTGGAGGATATGTCTGTGGACCGGTTGTTCTTGCGGCAAGCTTGAAGAAAATTCCAACTATGATTCATGAGCAGAATGTATTTCCTGGAATTACAAATAAAATTTTATCAAAAATAGTAGATGTTGTTGCAATTAGCTTTGATGAAGCTGAAAAATATTTTCCTGAGGATGCAGTTAAGAAGCTTGTGCTTGTTGGTAATCCTGTGCGCAAGGATATTTTAACAGCAGACAGAAAAAAGTCAAGAATAAAGTTAAATCTTTCAACGGATACAATATTGATCTATTCTTTCGGAGGAAGCGGTGGACAGCCGAGTTTGAATAAAGCTATAATAGATGTAATAAAGAAATATAATAAAAAAAGGGGCATAAGGATTATCCATGTTACCGGCAAAAATCATTACAGTGACTTTATGGATCAAATTAATGAAGACAACATAGATATTGGTGATAATATAGAGATATTAGATTACATGTACGATGCTGCGACGGCATTATCGGCATCTGATATTGTGATAGGGAGTGCAGGGGCTATTACTATTGCGGAAATTACTGTTACAGGAGTTCCGGCTGTTCTTATACCTAAGATGTATACTGCTGAAAATCACCAGGAGTATAACGCCAGAGCACTAGAAAAAGTTGGTGCAGCAAAGGTAATTCTAGAGAAGAATTTAAATGGCAGTGAGCTAATAAAAGCTATTGAAGAAATTATTGAAAATAAAAGTGTATTGAGAACAATGTCACTTAATTCAAAAAAAATGGGAAATACAGATGTTGAAAATAAAATATATGAATCCATGCTTAAACTAATCAACTTAAAATCCAAAAAGTAA
- a CDS encoding DUF881 domain-containing protein, whose translation MSKLWQKIMLFVISIVLGIILMTQIQTTNSVLGGDTLQEKASNLNNELARLSVEKNQLREELDELKRTSEENKELFESREAEIQRLNEELETQKILSGYYDVKGEGTIITIDSNPDSPYSIAMSHQYILALISYLNNAGVEAISINGQRYTNYTEIVPVLDHINVNGVAMVLPLEIKAIGFSNTIEASLNFVGGIVSQLNNIGYTVEIESSPEIFINGFDGEKEFKYAEPVTGEEDTMNGGD comes from the coding sequence ATGAGTAAATTGTGGCAAAAAATAATGTTATTTGTAATCAGTATAGTGTTGGGAATTATTTTAATGACGCAGATCCAAACAACAAACAGTGTATTGGGTGGTGACACTCTTCAAGAGAAAGCGTCAAACCTTAATAACGAGCTTGCAAGACTCTCTGTTGAGAAGAATCAACTTAGAGAGGAATTGGATGAACTTAAAAGAACGTCTGAAGAAAATAAGGAGCTTTTTGAATCAAGAGAAGCTGAAATACAAAGACTAAATGAGGAACTTGAAACTCAGAAAATACTGTCAGGCTATTATGATGTAAAAGGAGAAGGAACTATTATAACCATAGATTCAAATCCAGACTCACCATACAGCATTGCAATGAGCCATCAGTACATACTTGCACTCATAAGCTACTTAAACAATGCAGGAGTGGAAGCAATATCAATAAACGGGCAAAGATATACAAACTACACAGAAATAGTTCCGGTTCTTGACCATATAAATGTCAACGGTGTTGCCATGGTTTTGCCTCTTGAAATAAAAGCGATAGGTTTTTCGAACACAATAGAGGCTTCATTGAATTTTGTCGGAGGAATAGTGAGTCAGTTGAACAATATAGGATATACTGTTGAAATAGAGAGCTCTCCTGAAATATTTATTAATGGATTTGATGGAGAAAAAGAATTTAAGTATGCAGAACCTGTGACAGGCGAAGAAGATACTATGAACGGAGGAGATTGA
- a CDS encoding ABC-F family ATP-binding cassette domain-containing protein gives MITVTNLSLQFGGSKLFNDVNLKFVPGNCYGVIGANGAGKSTFLKILSGEIDCTTGEIAIPNNVRMSVLKQDHFMYDDFSVMETVIMGNKRLYEIMKEKDALYAKEDFTDEDGVRASVLEGEFAEMNGWDAETEVAQILQGLGVGSELHYSYMRDLNGGDKVKVMLAQALFGRPGIILLDEPTNNLDIDSINWLEDFLLDFEGLVIVVSHDRHFLNTVCTHIVDIDYKKIKMYVGNYDFWYESSQLMQQLMRDQNRKREDKIKDLQNFIQRFSANKSKSKQATSRRKLLEKLEVEEMPASSRRYPFVKFTPDREVGNEILTVEGLSKNIDGIDVLKDISFRVNRGDKIAFVGENELAQTTLFKILVGEEEPDKGTIKWGQTITKSYFPKDNSEFFDGVNLNLVDWMRQFSEDQSESFLRGFLGRMLFSGDDALKPANVLSGGERVRCMLSRMMLSGSNVLVLDQPTNHLDLESITALNNGLIDFKEIVLFSSHDHQFIQTIASRIIELTEDGMIDRAMTYDEYLERKEKKSRVS, from the coding sequence ATGATTACAGTAACAAATTTAAGTCTCCAATTTGGCGGGAGCAAGCTTTTTAATGATGTTAATTTAAAATTTGTTCCGGGTAACTGTTATGGTGTTATCGGAGCCAACGGGGCAGGTAAATCTACTTTTCTAAAGATTTTGTCGGGAGAAATCGACTGCACAACAGGAGAAATAGCAATACCGAACAATGTGAGGATGTCTGTTTTGAAACAGGACCATTTTATGTACGATGATTTTTCAGTAATGGAAACCGTAATAATGGGCAATAAAAGACTCTACGAGATAATGAAAGAAAAAGATGCCCTCTATGCAAAAGAAGATTTTACTGACGAAGATGGTGTCAGAGCTTCGGTGCTTGAAGGCGAATTTGCAGAGATGAATGGATGGGATGCTGAAACAGAAGTTGCACAGATACTTCAGGGGCTTGGCGTCGGATCGGAGCTGCATTATTCATACATGAGAGATTTAAACGGAGGCGATAAGGTTAAAGTTATGCTTGCACAAGCATTATTTGGACGTCCCGGAATAATTCTACTTGATGAGCCTACAAACAATCTGGACATCGATTCGATAAATTGGCTGGAAGATTTTTTGCTGGATTTTGAAGGCCTTGTAATCGTAGTATCTCATGATAGACATTTTTTAAACACTGTATGTACTCATATAGTTGATATTGACTATAAGAAAATTAAGATGTATGTTGGTAATTATGATTTTTGGTATGAATCAAGTCAACTCATGCAGCAATTGATGAGAGATCAGAACAGGAAAAGAGAAGATAAAATAAAAGATTTGCAAAACTTTATTCAGAGGTTCTCTGCTAACAAATCTAAATCAAAACAAGCGACGTCAAGAAGAAAGCTTCTTGAAAAACTGGAAGTCGAAGAAATGCCGGCTTCGTCGAGAAGGTATCCGTTTGTAAAGTTTACGCCTGACAGAGAAGTTGGAAATGAGATTCTCACAGTGGAAGGTTTGTCAAAAAATATAGACGGCATAGATGTGCTTAAAGACATTTCCTTTAGGGTAAACAGGGGAGATAAAATTGCATTTGTAGGGGAAAATGAACTGGCTCAAACAACACTTTTTAAGATACTTGTAGGTGAAGAAGAGCCGGATAAAGGTACTATCAAGTGGGGGCAAACAATCACTAAATCTTATTTCCCAAAAGACAATTCGGAGTTTTTTGATGGGGTTAATTTGAACTTGGTTGACTGGATGAGACAATTTTCAGAAGACCAGTCAGAAAGCTTTTTAAGGGGATTCCTTGGAAGAATGCTTTTTTCTGGAGATGATGCATTGAAGCCTGCTAATGTATTGTCCGGAGGAGAAAGAGTGAGATGTATGCTCTCGAGAATGATGCTTTCAGGATCAAATGTGCTGGTTCTTGATCAGCCTACAAACCATTTGGATCTTGAATCCATAACCGCACTTAATAACGGACTAATAGACTTTAAGGAAATTGTACTGTTTTCTTCCCATGACCATCAATTTATACAGACAATTGCAAGCAGAATAATTGAGCTTACAGAAGATGGGATGATAGACAGAGCGATGACATATGATGAGTATTTAGAAAGAAAAGAAAAGAAGTCGAGGGTGAGTTAA
- the murA gene encoding UDP-N-acetylglucosamine 1-carboxyvinyltransferase, whose amino-acid sequence MGSFIIQGSSSLEGIVDIGGSKNAALPILASTVINGREYLLENIPDIEDVRDMFDILRTMGCKVQYDKGVALIDTRELNTHKVPDKIVRKIRSSIILMGAVLQRTGNVEIAYPGGCEIGLRPIDLHLKGLRKLGVEIFEKSGLLVGTVKKAEGCEISLDYPSVGATENIMLFAVGSPGNTVIYNPAKEPEIVDLQNFLNTCGYSVYGAGTGTIIIEGKDIKNTDTVEYKIISDRIEAGTYLSAAASMKSKIYIRNIEKSHFKSITSIYEDAGCEIRETHGTIVISNNGRIKAIEKVTTQPYPGFPTDMQAQFMSSMSVADGISIIEETVFDSRFKHVPELQKMGANITIIGRAAVVEGVEKLYGAEVEAKDLRGGAALVVAGLGAEGTTKINNIHHISRGYEKLTDKLQNLGVIITQIEP is encoded by the coding sequence ATGGGGAGTTTTATTATTCAAGGAAGTAGCAGCCTGGAAGGAATCGTTGATATCGGCGGATCAAAAAATGCTGCTCTTCCTATTTTAGCCAGCACGGTAATAAACGGGAGAGAGTATCTTCTTGAAAATATACCTGACATTGAGGATGTCAGAGACATGTTTGATATCCTAAGAACAATGGGGTGTAAAGTTCAATATGACAAGGGCGTCGCATTAATAGATACCAGAGAGCTTAACACACACAAAGTTCCTGATAAAATTGTAAGAAAAATTAGATCATCTATAATTTTAATGGGAGCGGTGCTTCAAAGAACGGGTAATGTAGAAATTGCATATCCGGGAGGTTGTGAAATTGGGCTTAGACCCATTGATCTTCATTTGAAGGGATTAAGGAAGCTGGGAGTTGAAATATTTGAGAAAAGCGGGCTGCTGGTAGGAACAGTGAAAAAAGCTGAAGGCTGTGAAATTTCATTAGACTATCCAAGTGTTGGAGCTACGGAAAACATAATGCTTTTTGCTGTTGGCTCTCCAGGAAATACGGTTATTTATAATCCAGCCAAAGAGCCCGAGATTGTGGATTTGCAAAATTTTTTGAATACCTGCGGTTATTCGGTGTATGGAGCCGGAACCGGTACAATAATTATAGAAGGAAAAGATATTAAAAATACTGACACTGTTGAATATAAGATAATATCCGACCGAATTGAGGCTGGAACTTATTTAAGCGCAGCCGCATCGATGAAGAGCAAAATATACATAAGAAATATTGAAAAGTCGCATTTTAAATCAATTACCTCAATTTATGAAGATGCCGGATGTGAGATAAGAGAAACTCACGGCACTATTGTTATTTCAAATAACGGTAGAATAAAGGCCATAGAAAAGGTGACTACACAGCCGTATCCGGGATTTCCGACAGACATGCAGGCTCAGTTTATGTCATCCATGTCGGTTGCTGACGGAATTTCAATAATAGAAGAAACTGTTTTCGATAGCAGATTCAAGCATGTGCCTGAGCTTCAAAAGATGGGAGCAAACATTACAATTATAGGAAGAGCAGCTGTGGTTGAAGGAGTTGAGAAGCTGTACGGAGCAGAAGTTGAAGCGAAGGATTTAAGAGGAGGAGCAGCACTGGTTGTAGCAGGATTAGGAGCTGAAGGAACTACAAAGATTAATAACATACATCACATAAGCAGAGGATATGAAAAGCTTACAGATAAATTGCAAAATTTAGGTGTAATAATTACACAAATTGAACCATAA
- the ftsZ gene encoding cell division protein FtsZ produces the protein MFQFEEPTERLANIKVIGVGGGGNNAVNRMIDAGVRGVTFISVNTDKQALYTSKAEIKFQIGEKLTSGLGAGSKPEIGEKAAEENKQDIAELVEGADMVFITAGMGGGTGTGAAPYIAGIAKQMGILTVAVVTKPFIFEGRNRMKNAEMGLKKLKDSIDTLVVIPNDKLLEISDKKTTMLEAFSLADDVLRQGIQGISDLIAIPAIMNLDFADVETIMSGQGLAHMGIGMATGENRALNAVKQAIQSPLLETSINGARGVLLNITGGVNMGIHEVNEAAKLIEEAADPEANIIFGANIDETVGDAVKITVIATGFGGTEKESETVKISRSDNKNSNNGGDAAQKENPFDFQIPSFLNKRNN, from the coding sequence ATGTTTCAGTTTGAAGAACCAACAGAAAGACTCGCGAATATTAAAGTTATAGGTGTAGGCGGCGGCGGAAACAATGCTGTAAATAGAATGATAGATGCCGGTGTGAGGGGTGTTACTTTTATAAGTGTAAATACGGACAAGCAGGCATTATATACATCAAAGGCAGAAATAAAATTTCAGATAGGCGAAAAATTAACCAGTGGTTTGGGGGCAGGTTCCAAGCCGGAAATTGGTGAAAAAGCTGCAGAGGAAAATAAACAGGACATTGCCGAGCTTGTGGAAGGCGCGGACATGGTTTTTATAACTGCAGGAATGGGAGGCGGAACAGGAACCGGAGCTGCACCTTACATAGCCGGAATTGCAAAGCAAATGGGAATACTGACAGTTGCTGTTGTTACAAAGCCTTTCATATTTGAAGGTAGAAACAGAATGAAAAACGCCGAAATGGGACTTAAGAAATTAAAAGACAGCATAGATACATTGGTTGTTATTCCCAATGATAAACTTCTAGAAATATCGGATAAAAAAACAACTATGCTTGAAGCATTTTCGCTGGCTGATGATGTTTTGAGACAAGGTATTCAAGGTATTTCAGATTTGATTGCCATACCTGCAATTATGAACCTGGATTTTGCTGATGTTGAAACCATAATGTCGGGCCAGGGCCTTGCACATATGGGAATAGGAATGGCAACAGGTGAAAACAGAGCACTTAACGCAGTTAAACAGGCAATACAAAGTCCGTTGCTTGAAACTTCTATAAATGGTGCAAGAGGAGTGCTGCTAAACATTACAGGCGGAGTTAATATGGGTATACATGAGGTTAACGAAGCAGCGAAGCTTATTGAGGAAGCTGCAGATCCTGAAGCAAACATCATATTCGGAGCGAATATAGATGAAACTGTAGGAGATGCTGTTAAGATAACTGTCATTGCAACCGGTTTTGGTGGAACAGAAAAAGAAAGCGAAACAGTCAAAATTTCTAGGAGTGATAACAAAAATAGTAATAACGGCGGGGATGCTGCGCAGAAAGAAAATCCGTTTGATTTCCAGATTCCTTCATTCCTAAACAAGAGAAATAATTAA
- a CDS encoding DUF881 domain-containing protein produces MKFYNGFTDVRGPGIYFKISDSTIEDDSLDIMQKIVHDVDITVLLNDLKAAGAEAIAVNSKRIINISEVVCAGPLIKVNGEGVSAPFFISAVGDMEDLYTAVTEEGTYAYDLKNTYGMAVDVIMSYNVPIPKYKRNNETNYEVKYAVSAE; encoded by the coding sequence TTGAAATTTTATAATGGATTTACTGACGTTAGAGGACCGGGAATATATTTTAAGATCTCAGACAGTACAATTGAAGACGATAGTTTGGATATAATGCAAAAGATTGTTCATGATGTAGATATTACAGTTTTGCTGAACGACTTAAAAGCTGCCGGTGCTGAGGCTATAGCTGTAAATAGCAAAAGGATTATTAACATATCGGAAGTAGTGTGTGCTGGACCACTTATAAAAGTTAACGGAGAAGGAGTATCAGCCCCATTCTTTATAAGTGCCGTTGGAGATATGGAAGACTTGTATACGGCCGTAACAGAAGAGGGAACATATGCTTATGATCTGAAAAACACATATGGAATGGCGGTGGATGTTATAATGAGCTACAACGTTCCGATTCCAAAATATAAAAGAAACAATGAAACAAATTATGAAGTTAAATATGCGGTTAGTGCTGAATGA
- the ftsW gene encoding putative lipid II flippase FtsW — MEEAVKNAGKKTIDWVLVFIVIVLILFGFLMVYSSSYPDGYYKFDGDPFYFLKKQVIAAVIGLVGMIFFASIPYKIYARFNKMILIACVGFALLTVVLGIASNGAQRWISVGGITFQPSEIIKIGGVLYMADYFNKNRKNMGSLNKGFFPSLILIGLFCLLIAMQDDLSTAIILGGTLMVMFFCAGARLSHLIVLFLLAVAGVAVLIAMQPYRITRVIVFFDPFEYSQNEGWQIIQSLYALGTGGLFGMGIGKSRQKFFYLPEAYNDFIFSIIGEELGFIGCVFLILAFVVFAWRGLRISMNTEDFYGSQVALGLTTLVLVQFLIHVAVATSSMPPTGRALPFISAGGSSLMFLLCSMGILLNISKFSNTYRN, encoded by the coding sequence ATGGAGGAAGCAGTTAAGAATGCCGGTAAGAAGACTATTGACTGGGTATTAGTTTTTATAGTTATAGTATTGATACTCTTTGGTTTCCTTATGGTTTACAGTTCCAGTTATCCTGATGGATATTACAAATTTGATGGTGATCCATTTTATTTTTTAAAGAAGCAGGTTATAGCCGCGGTTATCGGTCTTGTGGGAATGATTTTTTTTGCAAGTATTCCGTATAAAATATATGCAAGATTTAATAAAATGATTTTAATTGCATGTGTAGGGTTTGCTCTTCTGACAGTTGTGCTGGGAATTGCTTCAAACGGTGCACAGAGGTGGATAAGCGTAGGAGGTATAACATTTCAGCCTTCAGAAATAATTAAAATAGGCGGTGTTTTGTACATGGCTGACTATTTTAATAAAAACAGAAAAAACATGGGATCACTTAACAAGGGATTTTTTCCTTCGCTAATATTAATTGGTTTGTTTTGCCTTTTGATAGCCATGCAAGATGATTTGAGTACTGCTATAATATTGGGTGGTACACTTATGGTTATGTTTTTTTGTGCAGGTGCAAGGTTAAGTCATCTTATTGTATTATTTCTGCTCGCTGTGGCAGGGGTTGCTGTATTAATAGCAATGCAGCCGTACAGAATCACAAGAGTAATTGTTTTTTTTGATCCATTTGAGTATAGTCAGAATGAGGGGTGGCAGATTATTCAGTCACTATACGCTTTGGGAACTGGCGGCTTGTTTGGAATGGGTATAGGAAAGAGCAGGCAGAAGTTTTTTTATCTTCCTGAGGCATATAATGATTTTATATTTTCAATAATAGGAGAAGAACTTGGGTTTATAGGTTGTGTGTTTTTAATATTGGCGTTTGTTGTTTTTGCATGGAGAGGGCTGAGAATATCCATGAATACTGAGGATTTTTACGGCAGTCAAGTAGCTTTAGGGTTAACAACACTTGTGCTGGTTCAGTTTTTAATTCACGTGGCAGTTGCTACTTCGTCAATGCCTCCTACAGGAAGAGCTCTTCCGTTTATAAGTGCCGGCGGGTCATCATTGATGTTCTTGCTGTGTTCAATGGGTATTTTACTAAATATATCGAAATTTTCAAATACATATAGAAATTGA
- a CDS encoding DUF1290 domain-containing protein, which yields MIYVVTGVILGLLVGLNLNLVYSPEYAVYISITVLAILNTIFNLLNLNTKGELTIVKSLTHLLADLVFGLLLAYVGEQLGLPIYLAAVFAFGNNIYQNMRALVNFILEKYNKNE from the coding sequence ATGATTTATGTAGTTACAGGAGTTATTCTTGGCCTGCTGGTTGGATTGAATTTAAATTTAGTATACAGTCCTGAGTATGCAGTTTATATTTCAATAACTGTCTTGGCAATTTTGAATACAATTTTTAATTTGCTAAATCTAAACACAAAGGGCGAGTTAACAATCGTTAAAAGTTTAACGCATTTATTGGCGGATCTAGTGTTTGGTTTGCTGCTTGCATATGTGGGAGAACAGTTAGGGCTTCCTATTTATTTAGCCGCAGTATTTGCATTTGGCAACAATATTTACCAAAATATGAGAGCATTAGTTAATTTTATACTAGAAAAGTATAATAAAAATGAGTAA
- a CDS encoding cell division protein FtsQ/DivIB produces MYKYNIGTVMANEKITKKRKKKRRKFRKLFVSTAAFITAAVVVIFCVYYVYFETDYFNVAEISVSGNSSYDSDYIVDKSQIKKGQKIFSVERSEIREIISRETYVKSVRVIYELPDKILIKVSERQEKYQVHFNNEYIVIDDEGIVLRNGPEKNELITIESLTDVLYNIGETIQFAGVYDASEILRAADYINEEFGTDAVKGLSVDSDDSFLLKTEYGTCVKIKLNEDIKYQVVFAMKIINERLNNNLVVSNGLIDFTKGDSPVYIEDFKAEENNE; encoded by the coding sequence TTGTATAAATATAATATAGGTACTGTAATGGCAAATGAAAAAATAACTAAAAAACGAAAGAAAAAAAGAAGAAAATTTAGAAAGCTATTTGTCAGTACAGCAGCTTTTATAACGGCTGCTGTAGTTGTTATTTTTTGTGTTTATTACGTGTACTTTGAAACTGATTACTTTAATGTTGCAGAAATAAGCGTATCTGGTAATTCGAGTTATGACAGTGATTATATAGTGGACAAGTCACAGATAAAAAAAGGGCAGAAGATTTTCAGCGTTGAAAGAAGCGAGATACGTGAGATTATCAGCAGAGAAACCTATGTGAAAAGTGTAAGAGTTATTTATGAGCTACCAGACAAAATACTTATTAAGGTTTCTGAGAGGCAGGAGAAGTATCAGGTGCATTTTAATAACGAGTACATAGTAATTGACGATGAGGGAATAGTACTTAGAAACGGACCGGAAAAAAACGAATTAATAACTATTGAAAGTTTGACAGATGTATTATACAATATAGGGGAAACTATTCAATTCGCAGGAGTTTATGACGCAAGTGAAATACTCCGTGCGGCTGATTATATAAATGAAGAATTCGGAACCGACGCAGTAAAAGGATTATCTGTTGATTCAGATGACAGTTTTTTGCTAAAAACGGAATACGGAACATGTGTAAAAATAAAGCTGAATGAAGACATTAAATATCAAGTTGTATTTGCAATGAAAATAATAAATGAGAGATTAAACAACAACCTTGTTGTATCAAACGGGTTGATTGATTTTACAAAGGGGGATAGTCCGGTTTATATAGAGGACTTTAAAGCGGAGGAAAATAATGAGTAA
- the metF gene encoding methylenetetrahydrofolate reductase [NAD(P)H], translating into MFIKDIFNKKKFVFSFEIFPPKATSPIDTVYKTMEALSDLRPDYISVTYGAGGGSNQNKTSEISSMIKNRYGIEALAHLTCISSTEDDIKEVLKELKKENIDNILALRGDIPLEQDIKGDFKHSSDLAKFITENECFDLGGTCYPEGHYDSKNIEEDVINLKKKIEAGVTHLTSQLFYDNNAFYEFMNLTVKHHINVPIQAGIMPVTNKKQIERIVELSGTKMPERYIKIMDKFEYDKDAMADAGIAYATDQIIDLMSNGVAGVHLYTMNNPYIARKTHDNIISLVHSINRK; encoded by the coding sequence ATGTTTATAAAGGACATATTTAATAAAAAAAAATTTGTATTTTCATTTGAAATATTTCCGCCTAAGGCGACATCACCTATAGATACCGTATATAAAACCATGGAGGCACTGAGTGACCTGAGACCGGATTATATAAGCGTAACATATGGAGCTGGTGGAGGAAGCAACCAGAATAAAACAAGTGAAATTTCATCTATGATAAAAAACAGGTATGGAATTGAGGCTTTAGCTCATCTTACATGCATCAGCTCAACTGAAGATGATATAAAAGAGGTTTTGAAGGAGCTAAAAAAGGAGAATATTGATAACATACTTGCACTTAGAGGAGACATACCGTTAGAACAGGATATAAAGGGAGATTTCAAGCATTCATCAGATTTGGCAAAATTTATAACAGAGAATGAGTGTTTTGATCTCGGAGGTACATGTTACCCAGAAGGACATTACGACAGCAAGAATATCGAGGAAGATGTGATTAATCTTAAGAAGAAAATTGAGGCTGGCGTTACACATCTTACTTCTCAGCTTTTTTATGACAACAATGCCTTTTATGAATTCATGAATTTAACGGTAAAACATCACATTAATGTACCTATTCAGGCAGGAATAATGCCCGTCACGAACAAAAAGCAAATTGAGCGTATTGTAGAATTAAGCGGCACCAAAATGCCGGAAAGATATATAAAAATTATGGATAAATTTGAGTATGACAAAGATGCAATGGCAGATGCAGGGATTGCATATGCCACCGATCAAATTATAGACTTAATGTCAAACGGTGTTGCCGGAGTCCATCTTTATACTATGAACAATCCATATATAGCAAGAAAGACTCATGACAATATAATTTCTTTAGTACACTCTATTAATAGGAAATAG